From Candidatus Babeliales bacterium:
TTTTTTTAGCAAGCTCTACACCAATAGCATGAGCAAGATCTTTTTTATCACCTTTTGTGTTTTTGACTATATCTTTAAAAGATAATGTTGAACCACTTACTAAAGTTTTTTGCAATTTATCATCTATTACTTGACCATAAATATGTTTCGCAGTGCGAAAAACTGATATTCGTGGAAGCTCACTTGTCAAAAAAGCACTACGTACTCGTTTTTTTCTACGTTCTCTTCTTTGAGAAATCTTTTTTTGATGCGACACGGCATTTCCTCAATTAAGTTAATTATGCTGATTTAGTTTTACCAGCTTTACGCAAAATCGTTTCATCGGATAACTGAATCCCAGTTCCTTTGTAAGGTTCTGGTGGCCGCAAAGCCTTTATTTCGCTACAAACCGCACCAACGCGTTCTTTATCAGAACCTGAAACTTTTAGCGTTTGGCCTTTCTTGTCGATATCAACCGATATTCCTTTAGGTAGAGGAAATTCAATTTTATGACTATATCCTAATGAAAAAATTAATTTATCACCGGATACAGCAGCTTTATATCCAAGACCTGTAATATTCAATTGTTTTTCAAACCCTTGATCCGCGCCTTTAATTTCATTTGCTAAAAGCGCTCTATGCAAGCCCCAAAGCCTTTTACTTTCACGCGATTCTTTATCATCACAAAGAATTTTTATCTTTTTATTATCAACAAGCTCTGCCTGTAATCCTTCAGGAAGCGCATGTACTCCTGAGTCTTTTTTTCCTTTATAATGTACTTCTTGACCATTAATTTCAATCTGTACATTGCCTAAATCTATAGGTCTTCTTCCAATTTTTGACATAATCCTATCCTTACCAAACCGAGCAAATCACTTCACCTCCCACTGCGAGCTCTCGAGCCTTTTTATTGGTCATCAAGCCTTTGCTAGTGGTGAGAATAGAAATTCCAAGTTTACCTTTAACTGGCTTTAAACTTTTTGCTTTTTCATAACGACGACGACTTGGCTTACTTAAACGTGTTATTTCATGAATAACTGATTCGCCGTCTACATATTTTAATAAAACTTTTATTCGTTTTTCTACTCCTTCACCATGAATCATAATATCTTTGACAAATCCTTCATCTTTGAGAATTTGAGCAATATTAAAATTCATTCTTGAAAAAGGAGCTTCTACACTGCGTTTGCCAAGAATAAAGCCGTTGCGAATAATTGTTAAAAAATTTCCTATTGTATCTATTGACATATTTCTTTCCTTATCGCATTACCAACTTGTCTTTTTAACGCCAGGCAGCCAACCTTTTAACGCGTTTTCACGAAAACAGATTCTACACATCTTAAACATTCGCAAATAACCGCGCGGCCTACCGCAAAGCTTGCAACGATTTCTTTGTCGTACTGCAAACTTTGGAGTTTTTTGTGATTTTTCTATTAATGCTTTTCTTGCCATCGCTATCCTTAATTCGATTTACTATGCCTAAAGGGCATTCCAAATTTCTTTAAAAGGCTTAAAGCTTCTTCATCTTTTGTAGCGGTAGTATGAAAAGTAATATTTAAGCCTCCCAACATCTCTTCTGATGCACGTTCTACTTCAGGGAAAATTGACCATTCTTTAACGCCAAAATTATAATTACCTTGTCCATCAAAGCGATCTTTTAATCCTTGAAAATCTTTTACTTTTGGCAATGCAAGACTTATTAATCGGTCCAAAAATTCATACATTCTTTTTCTTCTTAATGTGACCATCACGCCAAGTGGCATCCCTTCACGAATCTTAAAACCTGCGATAGATTTTTTCGCTTTGGTTCTTACCGGCATTTGTCCTGCAATTTGTGCTATAATATCTGAAACTTTTTTTAAAATTCGACTATCAGATACCGCTTCTTTTACGCCAACATTGATAACAATTTTTGAAAGACTAGGAACTTCCATTATGTTTTCGTAACCTAAATCTTTTTTAAGCTGAGATCGAATCTCGTTTCTATATAATTCTTCTAAACGTGCTTTATTAGCCATTCAATGATCCTTATCATTGTTTTAGAAATTTTCGTTACATTGTTTGCAAACTCTAAGTCGCTTGCCACTTTCAACTTCTTTAGCACCTACTCGTGCAGGTTTTCCACACGAAGGACAAATTGGCATAATATTTGAGCTATCAATATAACTTTCGATTTTCTTGATGCCAGATTTTTCACCTTGTTTGCGCGCCTTATAGTGCTTAGTAACAAGCGCTACCCCCTTAACCAATACTTTACCCTTTTTCGGTAAAATTTCAATGATTTCACCTTTTTTGCCTTTATCTTTACCAGATATTACAACTATGGTGTCATTTTTTTTTATCCGTTCCATCGAGAACCTCTTATAAAACTTCAGGAGCTAGAGAGACTATTTTAGGATATTTTTTTCTTATCTCTCGAGCTACTGGTCCAAAAATACGCGTTGCAATTAAATCATTCTCTTTTACAATAACTGCAGCATTATCACCAAAACGAATATAACTTCCGTCATCTCGTCGATATTCTTTTGCAGTACGTACAATAACTGCATCTACAACATCACCTTTTTTTACCATACCTCCAGGTATAGCTTTTTTTACCGAACATTTTATTCTATCGCCTAAATATGCATAACGTTTTCTCGTTCCACCTACGATATGAATACATTGTAATTCTTTTGCGCCAGAATTATCGGCTACTACTAAGTAAGATTCCTTTTGTATCATGACTTTACCTCACTATTGATTGATAATCTGGGCTAAATACATGTATTTAGTCTTTGAAAGAGGTCGTCCTTCATAAAATTCTACAATATCACCCACTTTTGCCTGCTCGCTTTCATCATGAACTTTATATTTTTTTATAGACTTCATGACTTTTCCTGTTAGGGCATGCTTATAGGTTCTTTTAAATTCAACTACAATGGTTTTATCCATATTATCAGAAACAACTTTGCCTTGAAGCATGCGGCTTTTCTTTTGTTTTTTTTCTTCCACTTGAACACCTTAGTTTAAAACTATTGCATTAACTTTTGATTTAAAAATGTTAATGTTCTTGCAATATCTTTCCGCAACTTATTAAATTGTGAATAATCTTTTATGTGAGCAGTTGCCGCATTTAACGTCAGGCTAAAATGTTCTCTTTTTAGCGTTTCATATTTTTCACGTAATTCTTGCTCACTTAATTCTTTAAAATTAATTTTTTCTTTCATCGCTATTTATCCGCTCGTGTTACAAATTTTGTTTTCATCGGTAATTTATAAGAAGCTAATTGAAGTACTTTTTTTGATTCTTCTTCTGGTAAGCCTTCAATTTCACAAATAACGCGACCTCTTTTTACTACTGCAACCCATAACTCAGGATTTCCTTTACCTTTACCCATTCGAGTTTCTGCAGGTTTTTTGGTAACTGGTTTATCCGGAAAAACACGCAAAAAAAGTTTTCCAACTTTTTTTAATTTTCGTGAAATGGTAACTCGCATCGCTTCGATTTGTTGAGCGGTTAACCAAATTGGTTCTACTGCTTGCAAACCATATTCACCAAAGTCTACGGTACGCGCTCCTTTGGATAATCCTTTTAGCGTTCCTCGTTGTACTTTCCGATATTTTGTTTTCTTTGGCATTAACATTGCTTACACTTTCCGATGAAACTTAACTAACTTGATAATCACCACGACAGATCCAAACCTTGACACCGATAATTCCGTAGGTTGTTTTAGCTTTTGCAAATCCATAATCAATATCAGCTCGTAATGTATGGAGAGGAATAGCACCAACTCGGGTCCATTCTTCACGGGCAATTTCTGCACCAGCTAACCGACCAGCACATCGAATTTTGATTCCTTTAGCGCCTGTTTTAATTGCGGTATTCGCTGCACGCTTCATTGCCAATTTATAATTACCACGACGTTCTAATTGATCTGCAATATTTTTTGCAACTAAAGTAGCATCTAGTTCTGGATTTTTCACTTCTTGAACTGACACTTCAACGCTTTTAATATTAAGTAGCTTGGCAAGATCTTTTCTAAGGACTTCTATATCTTGTCCTTTTTTTCCAATCACTACACCTGGTTTACCCGAATGAATAATAACTTTAACGTTATCGCCAGCTTTTTCAATTTCAACGCGCCCTACTTCTGCGGCTTCTAAATTTTTTTCTATATATTTTCGAATAGCAAGATCCTGCATAATTTGCTCACCGTAAGAGTTACGAGCAAACCAACGCGCATCCCAATCGCGGTACCCTCCATAAATTCTAAATCCAATTGGATTAACTTTTTGTCCCACGCTATACCTCTTTCTGTTCTTTTGATTCTAAAGTAACACTTAAATGGCTAAATCGCTTTCGCAAAATAGTCGCTCTTCCCATTGCGCCAGGCTTAAAATATTTAAAGGTAGGCCCTTGATCTACGCGCAATTCTTTAATATATAAATCTTCGGATCTTATATCCTTAAGATATTTTGCATTTGCCACGGCTGATTCTATCATTTTTTTTAAGGGCGTAACTCGTTGATTTTCATGAGCATATAGCCAATCAAGTGCATTTTTTACATTTTTACCACGTACAAAATCAGCTATAGGCCTCAGCTTGTATGGTGAATATCGTATAAATTTTGTTTTTGCCACAAATTGCATTGTTTTCCTCAAATTTTCAACACTCATTATCTGCATTATTGCTACTGCTTGATAATTATTAATTTATCTTATTTATTACTACGCAGCAACTCCTGCTTTGCGCTGTCCACTATGCAGCTTAAATGTTCTTGTAGGCGAAAATTCCCCTAAATAATGTCCAACCATGTTTTCAGTAATAAAAACAGGCACAAACTTTTTTCCGTTATGTACGGCAATAGTTAATCCTACAAAATCAGGAATAACCATACTGCGTCTTGACCATGTTTTTATAACTTCGCGTTTTCCACTTGATTTTATTTTTTGAATCTTATTTAGTAACGATTCATCTACAAATGGTCCCTTCTTGATAGATCTTGCCATCGTAATCTCTCTTTAAACTATTTTTTGCGTCTTCTTATTATTAAAGGATTTTTTCGTGTTCTTGTACGTGTACCCTTGCTACCTTTACCCCAAGGAGAAACTGGATGTGAACCAGACTTAGAACGACCTTCACCACCACCATGTGGATGATCAATCGGGTTCATTGCCATACCACGTACTGTAGGCCTAATACCCATGTGTCGTGTTCTTCCTGCTTTGCCAAGTACAATATTTTTATATTCGGCATTTCCAAGCACACCTACGGTTGCCCAGCAATTTTGGTGTACCATGCGAACTTCTCCAGAAGGCATTTTTAAAGTGATATAATCACCTTCTTTAGCCATAACTTGGATCGATGTCCCTGCGCTACGAGCAAACTTCCCACCAGATCCTGGCTTAATTTCAATATTATGAACAATAAAACCAACAGGGATATTACGCAATGGCAAAGCATTTCCAATTTTTGGTTCAGCTTTTTCGCTTGCAAATACCATATCACCTACTGATAATCCTTCTGGTATAAGTATATATCTTTTTGCACCACTCGCATAGTTAACTAATCCTATCCGTACATTACGGTTTGGGTCGTATTCGATAGTAGTTAATTTACCTTCAACATCGCGCACATCTCTTTTAAAGTCTATAATTCTATAGCTTCTTTGTGCACCACCGCCTCTATGCCTTACGGTTATGCGGCCATAAGCATTTCTACCTGCCTTTTTTTTCAACCCAACTACTAATGATTTTTCCGGCTTATTGGTAGTGATATCATCTGATGTTATAAAGGTTTGAAACCTTAATGATGCATTCCTTGGTTTTCTTGTTCGTATTGCCATTGCTT
This genomic window contains:
- the rplN gene encoding 50S ribosomal protein L14 — its product is MIQKESYLVVADNSGAKELQCIHIVGGTRKRYAYLGDRIKCSVKKAIPGGMVKKGDVVDAVIVRTAKEYRRDDGSYIRFGDNAAVIVKENDLIATRIFGPVAREIRKKYPKIVSLAPEVL
- the rpsS gene encoding 30S ribosomal protein S19; translated protein: MARSIKKGPFVDESLLNKIQKIKSSGKREVIKTWSRRSMVIPDFVGLTIAVHNGKKFVPVFITENMVGHYLGEFSPTRTFKLHSGQRKAGVAA
- the rpsQ gene encoding 30S ribosomal protein S17: MLQGKVVSDNMDKTIVVEFKRTYKHALTGKVMKSIKKYKVHDESEQAKVGDIVEFYEGRPLSKTKYMYLAQIINQ
- a CDS encoding type Z 30S ribosomal protein S14 — its product is MARKALIEKSQKTPKFAVRQRNRCKLCGRPRGYLRMFKMCRICFRENALKGWLPGVKKTSW
- the rplB gene encoding 50S ribosomal protein L2, with protein sequence MAIRTRKPRNASLRFQTFITSDDITTNKPEKSLVVGLKKKAGRNAYGRITVRHRGGGAQRSYRIIDFKRDVRDVEGKLTTIEYDPNRNVRIGLVNYASGAKRYILIPEGLSVGDMVFASEKAEPKIGNALPLRNIPVGFIVHNIEIKPGSGGKFARSAGTSIQVMAKEGDYITLKMPSGEVRMVHQNCWATVGVLGNAEYKNIVLGKAGRTRHMGIRPTVRGMAMNPIDHPHGGGEGRSKSGSHPVSPWGKGSKGTRTRTRKNPLIIRRRKK
- the rpsH gene encoding 30S ribosomal protein S8 produces the protein MSIDTIGNFLTIIRNGFILGKRSVEAPFSRMNFNIAQILKDEGFVKDIMIHGEGVEKRIKVLLKYVDGESVIHEITRLSKPSRRRYEKAKSLKPVKGKLGISILTTSKGLMTNKKARELAVGGEVICSVW
- the rplX gene encoding 50S ribosomal protein L24, yielding MERIKKNDTIVVISGKDKGKKGEIIEILPKKGKVLVKGVALVTKHYKARKQGEKSGIKKIESYIDSSNIMPICPSCGKPARVGAKEVESGKRLRVCKQCNENF
- the rplE gene encoding 50S ribosomal protein L5 is translated as MANKARLEELYRNEIRSQLKKDLGYENIMEVPSLSKIVINVGVKEAVSDSRILKKVSDIIAQIAGQMPVRTKAKKSIAGFKIREGMPLGVMVTLRRKRMYEFLDRLISLALPKVKDFQGLKDRFDGQGNYNFGVKEWSIFPEVERASEEMLGGLNITFHTTATKDEEALSLLKKFGMPFRHSKSN
- the rplR gene encoding 50S ribosomal protein L18, whose product is MSHQKKISQRRERRKKRVRSAFLTSELPRISVFRTAKHIYGQVIDDKLQKTLVSGSTLSFKDIVKNTKGDKKDLAHAIGVELAKKMREKGIEKAAFDRGSFLYHGRVEAFAEGLREGGIEI
- the rpsC gene encoding 30S ribosomal protein S3, which gives rise to MGQKVNPIGFRIYGGYRDWDARWFARNSYGEQIMQDLAIRKYIEKNLEAAEVGRVEIEKAGDNVKVIIHSGKPGVVIGKKGQDIEVLRKDLAKLLNIKSVEVSVQEVKNPELDATLVAKNIADQLERRGNYKLAMKRAANTAIKTGAKGIKIRCAGRLAGAEIAREEWTRVGAIPLHTLRADIDYGFAKAKTTYGIIGVKVWICRGDYQVS
- the rpmC gene encoding 50S ribosomal protein L29, whose amino-acid sequence is MKEKINFKELSEQELREKYETLKREHFSLTLNAATAHIKDYSQFNKLRKDIARTLTFLNQKLMQ
- the rplP gene encoding 50S ribosomal protein L16 is translated as MLMPKKTKYRKVQRGTLKGLSKGARTVDFGEYGLQAVEPIWLTAQQIEAMRVTISRKLKKVGKLFLRVFPDKPVTKKPAETRMGKGKGNPELWVAVVKRGRVICEIEGLPEEESKKVLQLASYKLPMKTKFVTRADK
- the rplF gene encoding 50S ribosomal protein L6, coding for MSKIGRRPIDLGNVQIEINGQEVHYKGKKDSGVHALPEGLQAELVDNKKIKILCDDKESRESKRLWGLHRALLANEIKGADQGFEKQLNITGLGYKAAVSGDKLIFSLGYSHKIEFPLPKGISVDIDKKGQTLKVSGSDKERVGAVCSEIKALRPPEPYKGTGIQLSDETILRKAGKTKSA
- the rplV gene encoding 50S ribosomal protein L22, whose protein sequence is MQFVAKTKFIRYSPYKLRPIADFVRGKNVKNALDWLYAHENQRVTPLKKMIESAVANAKYLKDIRSEDLYIKELRVDQGPTFKYFKPGAMGRATILRKRFSHLSVTLESKEQKEV